The genome window GCAAAAGAAAGTGAGGTTTCATCATCATATTCAATTTCAAGTATAGCTACAAGGGCATTTTCCCAAGCGTTAAAATATGCAAGTATTTCATCTCTAAACATCTTATTTGAGGAACTTGTTTCTAATGCTAAGTTTCCCAAAAGACATCCGCCTTTGCTTTTTAAAAAATACTCATCCGTTTTTTTTATAAAAAGAGTAATTTTTTCTTTTGAGTTGAGTTTTTTATTATAAGCAACGCTAAATATATTTTTCTCAAAATATTGATGTATATATCTTAATGCTTCTAGGCCAATATCATCTTTAGATTTAAAATGATGATATAAGCTTCCTTTTATTAAACCACAGTTATCAGCTATGTTAGACATAGAGGTATTGTGATAACCTTTTATTTTAAATAGTTTTATTGAATTTTTTAGTATTTCTTCTTTAGATGTTTTTTTAAGTGCCATAATTCCAACCTATCGTTTGTCAAATTTTAGCAAAATGTATTTTTTTTGTCAATAATAATTAATTATTAATTATTATTAACGAGTGCCACTTTTATTCCAAACCCAATAAGTACTGTTCCTACTACTTTTTCTATTATATGTTTGGAAGCTTGAAACTTTTTTAACAAAACAGGATGAGTTAAAGTACAAGAAATGATTCCAAACCAAATAAAATGTGCCAGTGAAATAATCAAACCATAAATCAACTGTAAAAATATTGGAGTATCAAGTGTAACAATTTGTGTGAAAATACTTAAGAAAAATATGGTTGTTTTTGGATTTAGAACATTGGTTATAAATCCAATTTTAAATGCTTTCATATTACTGAGATTAGCTGTTTCATCATTTTTTTCTAAGTCCATCATAGCTTTAGATGTAAATGTTTTCCACCCAATATAGATTAAATAAGCAGCACCTAAATATTTTAAAATTGAAAATAAAACAACTGAACTTGAAATAATTACAGCCAAACCAGCAATTGAATAAGCAACATGAACCCAAATTGCCATGCTAACACCAAGGCTTGAATAAATTCCCGCTTTTCTTGAGTAAAAAATACTGTTTCTTGTTACCATCACAAAATCAGCACCAGGACTAATAGCCATAAAAATAGCAACAACAGTTATTGTTGCTATTTCTTGGAAATAAGGCATTTGGGAAAAAAAATCAATCATAATATTCCTTTTATTTAAGAAGAATAGTATATCACGTATATTTCATATTTTGACTATAATAAGAACTACAAAAAGGAATAAAATGAAAGCAATTATATTTGATTTAGATGGAACCTTATTAGACTCACTAGAAGAAATAGCCTTAAGTATGAATACAATATTAAAAGAATTTAATTATCCTGTTTATGAAATTAATGAATACAAAAGATTTGTAGGAGATGGGCCTTTATCTTTAGTAAAAAGGGTACTTCCTGCAAATACGAAAGAAGAAATAATCCAAACAATAACGCAGGCCCTAAGAGATAAATACGATAAACAAGTAAATCACAGCTCACGTCCTTATGAAGGTATTTATAATTTATTAGAATCTCTTAAAACTACTCCTATCAAATTGGCTATTTTGTCCAATAAACCTCATGACTTAACATGCAGATATATCAAAAGTTTATTTTCCCAATATGAGTTCTTAGAAGTTCATGGTCAAAAAATGGACGTTCCTAAAAAACCCCACCCCCAAGGCGCTCTACATATTGCAAAAAAACTCAATATTGATCCAGAAGAAATATATTTTATTGGAGATACTCCCACAGATATGAACACAGCAAAACATGCCAAGATGAAAAGTATAGGAGTTGCTTGGGGCTTTAGACCTAAAGAAGAACTATTAGAAGCAGGCGCAAATTATATAGTAGAAGATTGCGAAGACTTGTGGAGATTTATACAAGAAAGAGTCTAGTTTCTCTTCTTGTTACTAATTACTGCTATACTCCTTTAAAAAAAGTAAAATATGAATAAACAAGCTCTTGGAATTATTATTTATAATATTATTGTGGTGCTCTCAATTATGTATGCGACACAACCTCTACAGCCGATTTTAGCAGAAGAGTTTCATGTAAGTATGACTCAGTCATCTTTGTTTACTGCTATTATTTTATTATGTTTGGCGATTGCACCTATTTTTTATGGGTATATACTAGAAAGTATCTCTGCTAAAAAAATGCTCATTGTTGCTTCTATTATTTTATTCTTTACGAATCTTGTTTTGGCATTTTCGAGCAGCTATGAAATGTTTTTATTTATGAGATTATGTGAAGGTTTAGTAGTCCCTGCAATACTTACTTCTTCTATGAGTATTTTGGCCAATATTGATAAAAACAATGTGCAGTTTAATATGTCCGTATATGTAGCTTCAACCGTATTTGGCGGTTTAATAGGAAGAGTATTATCTGGTTTTATTGCAAGTGAATTTGGATGGAGAGCAGTATTTTTTAGTCTCAGTTTTGCTTTGTTTATTTCCTTGCTTTTTATTTGGAATCTTAAACTGGATATTTCATCCAAAATGAACAAACCCAAACTAAAAGATATTCTTTTAATTTTAAAAGACAAGCGTTTTGCACTTATTTATTTAACAATGTTTACTGTTTTCTTTGTTTTTGCAGGTTTATTAAATCTACTGCCTTTTAGAATGAAAGACTTGTTTCCCAATATGAATGAAAGCAGCATTGGATTATTGTATTTAGGTTATGGGTCAGGTGTTATTGTTGCTTTATTTTCAAGAAAAATTATTCTTTTCTTTAAATCTTCCATTAGAACTGTACTTGCAGGAGGAGTGTTTTTTACACTTATTAGCATCTTTTTTATCTCTTCTAATCATACTGTGATTTTTATTTTGATGTTTTTATTATGTATAGGAATGTTCACCATTCATACAGTAGCCTCAGGTATGGCAAATTCAATCTTGGAGAAACAAAAAGGCCTTACTTCAGGTATGTACTTAAGTTTTTATTATATTGGAGGCGCTTTAGGTTCTTCTCTTCCTACTCTTATTTATAAATATTATGGTTGGAATACGGTAATATTAATTTTCATACTTTG of Campylobacteraceae bacterium contains these proteins:
- a CDS encoding TetR/AcrR family transcriptional regulator produces the protein MALKKTSKEEILKNSIKLFKIKGYHNTSMSNIADNCGLIKGSLYHHFKSKDDIGLEALRYIHQYFEKNIFSVAYNKKLNSKEKITLFIKKTDEYFLKSKGGCLLGNLALETSSSNKMFRDEILAYFNAWENALVAILEIEYDDETSLSFAQECVALTQGSIMMMNLTGKSENYLKIGKKLIKLF
- a CDS encoding LysE family transporter, whose protein sequence is MPYFQEIATITVVAIFMAISPGADFVMVTRNSIFYSRKAGIYSSLGVSMAIWVHVAYSIAGLAVIISSSVVLFSILKYLGAAYLIYIGWKTFTSKAMMDLEKNDETANLSNMKAFKIGFITNVLNPKTTIFFLSIFTQIVTLDTPIFLQLIYGLIISLAHFIWFGIISCTLTHPVLLKKFQASKHIIEKVVGTVLIGFGIKVALVNNN
- a CDS encoding HAD family hydrolase, which gives rise to MKAIIFDLDGTLLDSLEEIALSMNTILKEFNYPVYEINEYKRFVGDGPLSLVKRVLPANTKEEIIQTITQALRDKYDKQVNHSSRPYEGIYNLLESLKTTPIKLAILSNKPHDLTCRYIKSLFSQYEFLEVHGQKMDVPKKPHPQGALHIAKKLNIDPEEIYFIGDTPTDMNTAKHAKMKSIGVAWGFRPKEELLEAGANYIVEDCEDLWRFIQERV
- a CDS encoding MFS transporter, producing MNKQALGIIIYNIIVVLSIMYATQPLQPILAEEFHVSMTQSSLFTAIILLCLAIAPIFYGYILESISAKKMLIVASIILFFTNLVLAFSSSYEMFLFMRLCEGLVVPAILTSSMSILANIDKNNVQFNMSVYVASTVFGGLIGRVLSGFIASEFGWRAVFFSLSFALFISLLFIWNLKLDISSKMNKPKLKDILLILKDKRFALIYLTMFTVFFVFAGLLNLLPFRMKDLFPNMNESSIGLLYLGYGSGVIVALFSRKIILFFKSSIRTVLAGGVFFTLISIFFISSNHTVIFILMFLLCIGMFTIHTVASGMANSILEKQKGLTSGMYLSFYYIGGALGSSLPTLIYKYYGWNTVILIFILCLLFIFTVLYRNRAIFNK